A part of bacterium genomic DNA contains:
- a CDS encoding class I SAM-dependent RNA methyltransferase, translating to MASGPPAKRRADRPAQYDEAGSARRRGRGRGAHHQYLPGLGRSRVQLLAARDRGRSLTRAEQLGPGTELVLRIDSLGAGGDGVGRYEGMAVFVALAAPGDLLRVRLSRVRKRFALGEIVEVLEPGSERREPPCSLFSDCGGCDWMHVSEAAQQRARTMIVRDALQRIAHLTELPEIDYVSSPAQLGYRSRARIAHAARQVGFRARASHFVIDVERCLILDESTQKELDRVRDRSPRGRGEVSIRGYGDTLDIGVNRYSVGENAFFQTNRSLWETWLQLVLNACGEGGLAVEFYAGVGFYTAGLVKRFSRVIAVERGAHARDAARNSNAEIVEASAESWAPGKLSGLAPELVLLNPPRTGCHRSVVNAVRDSGAQRVVYVSCEPSTLARDVEVLAPSYSVTEITCIDALPQTHHVEVIASMTKSV from the coding sequence ATGGCATCCGGACCGCCCGCGAAGCGTCGCGCAGATCGTCCTGCCCAATATGACGAAGCGGGAAGCGCACGAAGGCGAGGTCGTGGCCGGGGTGCGCATCACCAGTATCTCCCCGGCCTCGGTCGAAGTAGAGTTCAACTCCTCGCGGCGCGTGATCGAGGTCGGTCGCTGACCCGCGCCGAGCAGCTGGGTCCGGGTACGGAACTCGTACTGCGCATCGATTCTCTGGGCGCGGGTGGCGATGGCGTGGGGCGATACGAAGGCATGGCGGTCTTCGTCGCGCTGGCCGCTCCCGGCGATCTTTTGCGTGTGCGCCTGTCGCGTGTGCGAAAACGCTTCGCTCTTGGCGAGATCGTCGAAGTCCTCGAACCCGGATCGGAGCGACGCGAGCCTCCGTGTTCCCTTTTCAGCGATTGCGGCGGCTGCGATTGGATGCACGTGAGTGAGGCTGCGCAGCAACGCGCGCGGACGATGATCGTGCGCGACGCCCTGCAGCGAATCGCGCATCTGACCGAACTTCCCGAGATCGACTACGTGTCGTCACCAGCGCAGCTGGGTTATCGATCGCGCGCGCGTATCGCTCACGCTGCACGGCAGGTGGGTTTCCGTGCTCGCGCGTCGCATTTCGTGATCGATGTCGAACGCTGTCTCATCCTGGATGAGTCAACACAAAAAGAACTGGATCGAGTTCGAGATCGATCTCCGCGGGGTCGGGGAGAAGTGTCGATCCGAGGTTACGGAGACACGCTCGACATCGGTGTCAACCGTTACAGCGTCGGTGAGAATGCGTTCTTTCAGACGAACCGATCGCTCTGGGAAACATGGTTGCAACTCGTGTTGAACGCGTGCGGCGAAGGTGGGCTTGCCGTCGAGTTCTATGCGGGCGTCGGTTTCTACACGGCCGGACTCGTGAAACGTTTCTCCCGGGTGATCGCAGTGGAACGCGGTGCGCATGCGCGTGACGCCGCGCGGAACTCGAATGCAGAAATCGTCGAGGCGTCGGCCGAGTCCTGGGCACCGGGAAAGCTCTCGGGTCTGGCGCCGGAACTCGTGTTGCTCAATCCACCGCGTACCGGTTGTCATCGCAGCGTAGTGAATGCAGTGCGTGACTCGGGTGCTCAACGAGTCGTCTATGTCTCGTGCGAACCATCGACGCTCGCGCGCGACGTCGAGGTTCTTGCACCTTCGTATTCCGTGACCGAGATCACATGCATTGACGCTCTTCCGCAAACGCATCACGTAGAAGTTATTGCTTCAATGACAAAAAGCGTTTGA
- a CDS encoding rhomboid family intramembrane serine protease, whose product MNRGSGGFGGGGGFPALSPMVKKLMIANGVFWVLQLLMLGTGVPFTEIGSISVAGVFRGMIWQPFTYMWLHDVHGPMHLLFNMFALYMFGGSLEAVWGAKRFLRFYLICGVGAGFIIMAGNLLSGAHYVTTLGASGAIYGLLTAFSLTWPDRTIMLLFPPIPIKAIWFIPVLFVMQLAMGGGGNVSHVGHLGGVIVAAIVMRSEVKGYFGFSKLRYRWHRYRMRNRLKAVRRDEWERRKNQKDDDDPTYH is encoded by the coding sequence TTGAACAGAGGTAGCGGGGGGTTCGGCGGTGGCGGGGGTTTTCCCGCCCTGAGCCCGATGGTCAAGAAGCTCATGATCGCCAACGGCGTGTTCTGGGTGCTGCAATTGCTGATGCTCGGCACCGGAGTGCCGTTTACCGAGATCGGCTCCATCAGTGTGGCGGGCGTATTCCGGGGCATGATCTGGCAGCCCTTCACCTATATGTGGCTGCACGATGTCCACGGCCCGATGCATCTCTTGTTCAATATGTTCGCGCTCTACATGTTCGGCGGATCGCTGGAAGCAGTCTGGGGCGCGAAACGCTTTCTGCGTTTCTACCTGATCTGTGGTGTGGGTGCAGGGTTCATCATCATGGCGGGCAACCTGCTCTCGGGGGCCCACTACGTGACCACACTCGGAGCGTCCGGTGCGATCTATGGGCTGCTCACCGCGTTCAGCCTCACGTGGCCGGACCGCACGATCATGCTCTTGTTCCCGCCGATCCCGATCAAGGCGATCTGGTTCATCCCGGTTCTCTTCGTAATGCAACTCGCGATGGGTGGCGGCGGAAACGTCAGTCACGTGGGACATCTGGGCGGCGTAATCGTCGCTGCAATCGTGATGCGCAGTGAAGTGAAAGGCTACTTCGGCTTCAGCAAGCTGCGCTACCGCTGGCATCGCTACCGCATGCGCAATCGGCTCAAGGCCGTACGGCGTGACGAGTGGGAGCGCCGCAAGAACCAGAAAGACGACGACGACCCGACGTATCACTGA
- a CDS encoding LLM class flavin-dependent oxidoreductase yields MSDQQARSGCGVAITGHRLPLDAILRLAQDADRLGYDVLVIDGDTTWLPRRPTSPIHDSTALLAATLRSTERIRVASIRVPVFWNAALLARSFASLQTLSAGRTFGFLAAGQARHESSLGLPELSDAERLSWLDELLEVLPELLSDKEVRFAGRHIRLDGARLGSAPVPLSLVVAAARPRALRIVDRHADIWEANVPPVREQLDALRQHLTRPLPTWIWIFARPGLGAAAAIEEYRRHAPWFRGLPEAAAERAVLWGEVERCRERLLELRQALEIDLPILDLAGLDESAARSALEAFAPAKDGRIS; encoded by the coding sequence GTGAGCGACCAACAGGCTCGATCCGGCTGCGGCGTGGCCATCACCGGCCATCGACTCCCACTCGACGCCATACTGCGCCTGGCGCAGGACGCCGATCGACTCGGTTACGACGTACTTGTAATCGATGGCGATACGACCTGGCTTCCGCGTCGCCCGACGTCTCCGATCCACGACTCGACCGCACTGCTGGCGGCCACTCTGCGTTCGACCGAGCGGATTCGCGTGGCTTCGATTCGGGTTCCAGTATTCTGGAACGCCGCGCTTCTCGCCCGCAGCTTTGCCAGCTTGCAGACACTCTCGGCGGGGCGGACGTTTGGCTTTCTGGCCGCAGGGCAGGCCCGTCACGAGTCCAGTCTGGGTCTGCCCGAGTTGAGTGATGCCGAACGCCTGAGCTGGCTCGACGAGCTGCTCGAAGTCCTGCCGGAGTTGCTGTCAGACAAGGAGGTGCGTTTCGCGGGTCGTCACATCCGGCTCGATGGCGCGCGCCTCGGCTCGGCCCCGGTCCCTCTGTCGCTGGTCGTGGCCGCCGCGCGGCCGCGCGCTCTGCGCATCGTCGATAGACACGCCGACATCTGGGAAGCCAATGTGCCGCCCGTACGGGAGCAGCTCGATGCACTTCGCCAGCACCTGACCCGGCCTCTCCCTACCTGGATCTGGATCTTTGCGCGACCCGGGCTGGGCGCTGCAGCCGCCATCGAGGAATATCGCCGCCACGCGCCCTGGTTTCGCGGGTTGCCCGAGGCCGCGGCGGAACGGGCGGTTCTGTGGGGCGAAGTCGAACGCTGTCGAGAACGTCTACTGGAATTGAGGCAGGCGCTCGAGATCGACCTGCCCATCCTGGACCTCGCCGGACTCGACGAATCCGCAGCCCGCAGCGCACTGGAGGCCTTCGCCCCGGCAAAGGATGGGCGAATTTCCTAG
- a CDS encoding NUDIX hydrolase has translation MIWQGSIGSFGIDEVVLPSKQRVEIAVLRHPGASAIVPFLGEDRILLLRQYRHAASGTIWEVPAGKIDPGEDPAVCAARELEEETGYRAGRIEATGSILTTPGFTDERIHLFCAYDLVRGNMAHESDEVIEVHERTLGEALEMIDRGEIDDAKSIAALYHAARRADLT, from the coding sequence GTGATCTGGCAAGGATCGATCGGTTCGTTCGGAATCGACGAAGTCGTGCTGCCTTCAAAGCAGCGCGTCGAGATCGCCGTTCTGCGTCATCCCGGCGCGTCGGCGATCGTTCCGTTTCTGGGCGAAGACCGGATCCTGCTCCTGCGCCAGTATCGACACGCGGCATCGGGAACCATCTGGGAGGTCCCGGCCGGAAAGATCGACCCCGGTGAAGACCCGGCCGTGTGCGCTGCGCGCGAACTCGAAGAGGAGACGGGTTACCGGGCGGGCCGGATCGAAGCAACCGGCAGCATCCTGACAACTCCCGGATTCACAGACGAACGCATTCACCTTTTTTGCGCCTACGACCTCGTGCGGGGAAACATGGCCCACGAGAGCGACGAGGTGATCGAAGTGCACGAACGAACGCTAGGCGAAGCGTTGGAAATGATTGACCGCGGCGAGATCGACGACGCCAAGTCGATCGCAGCGCTGTATCACGCGGCCCGACGCGCGGACCTGACGTGA
- a CDS encoding DUF1566 domain-containing protein: protein MQVATAAAQSYPIVDTGQATSYDDSDVIAAPSAGAAFYGQDAQHSGNQPSYAISADGLSVLDGVTGLTWTRDPDLDGDSDIDADDKLSWADAMSYAATLNAVSFGVYDDWRLPSIKELYSLIDFSGVDPSGYSGTNTSGLVPFIDTAYFDFDYGDTGASERIIDAQYWSSDEYVSTTMSGDHTVFGVNFADGRIKGYGTADPVDPSQDKTAYVRFVRGNTSYGINQFLDNGDDTITDEASLLMWSRADNGTGLNWEDALAWVEQKNSESFLGYGDWRLPDAKELQSIIDYTRSPATTASPAIDALFGATAIVDEGGGTDYPFYWTGTTHANWTGSPGQWAVYLAFGEALGFMETPQNSGNYVLMDVHGAGSQRSDPKDGDPASYPNGNGPQGDVVRVFNYVRLVRDAELAQATAVPALPAWGLGVLAVLLFGTSALRGVLSR, encoded by the coding sequence ATGCAGGTCGCCACCGCGGCTGCTCAGAGCTACCCGATCGTGGATACGGGGCAAGCCACTTCGTACGACGACTCCGATGTCATCGCCGCTCCGTCAGCGGGTGCGGCCTTCTATGGTCAGGATGCGCAGCACAGTGGAAATCAACCTAGCTACGCGATCAGCGCAGACGGCTTGAGCGTGCTCGATGGAGTTACGGGTCTGACCTGGACCCGGGACCCTGATCTGGATGGTGACAGCGATATCGATGCCGACGACAAGCTGAGCTGGGCCGATGCTATGTCCTATGCCGCCACGCTCAACGCGGTCAGCTTCGGTGTTTACGACGACTGGCGTCTGCCTAGCATCAAGGAACTCTATTCTCTGATCGACTTCAGCGGCGTTGATCCGAGCGGTTACTCCGGCACCAACACCTCCGGACTGGTGCCCTTCATCGATACGGCCTACTTCGATTTTGACTACGGGGACACGGGTGCCAGCGAGCGCATCATCGATGCCCAGTATTGGTCCAGTGACGAGTACGTAAGCACGACGATGAGCGGCGACCACACGGTATTCGGTGTCAACTTCGCAGACGGACGCATCAAGGGGTATGGGACGGCAGATCCAGTGGATCCCAGCCAGGACAAGACTGCATACGTTCGTTTTGTGAGGGGCAATACCAGCTACGGCATCAACCAGTTCCTGGACAATGGTGACGACACCATTACGGACGAGGCGAGCCTCTTGATGTGGTCCAGGGCGGACAATGGAACAGGACTGAATTGGGAGGACGCGCTGGCCTGGGTCGAGCAGAAGAACTCCGAGAGTTTTCTCGGCTACGGCGACTGGCGTCTTCCGGACGCGAAGGAACTCCAGAGCATTATCGACTACACGCGCTCGCCCGCCACAACGGCTTCTCCCGCCATCGACGCACTCTTCGGGGCGACCGCCATCGTCGACGAAGGGGGTGGAACGGATTATCCCTTCTACTGGACCGGAACGACTCATGCGAACTGGACTGGAAGTCCGGGCCAGTGGGCGGTCTACCTCGCGTTTGGTGAAGCTCTGGGATTCATGGAGACTCCGCAGAACTCCGGCAACTATGTGCTGATGGACGTTCACGGCGCCGGTTCTCAGCGAAGCGATCCGAAAGATGGCGATCCCGCCAGCTACCCCAATGGCAATGGTCCTCAGGGCGATGTGGTTCGGGTTTTCAACTACGTCCGACTCGTGCGCGACGCAGAACTAGCACAAGCCACAGCGGTCCCCGCCCTTCCGGCGTGGGGGTTGGGAGTGCTGGCCGTTCTCCTGTTCGGGACGAGCGCACTCCGAGGGGTTCTGTCGCGCTGA
- a CDS encoding nitronate monooxygenase — MKTAITEMLGIEHPIIQGGMHYVGFAEMAAAVSNAGGLGIITGLTQPSADDLAKEIARCKEMTDKPFGVNLTFLPGLSVPDYPGYAKVIAEGGVKVVETAGRNPKVVMPTLKEAGIKIIHKCTSVRHALKAQSIGCDAVSVDGFECGGHPGEDDIPNMILLPRAADELEIPFVASGGMADGRSLVASLAMGAQGMNMGTRFIATKEAPVHDNVKAAIVAASELDTRLVMRPLRNTERVLTNPAVERLLAKEKELGDKIEFKDIVEEVGGVYPRIMSEGLMDAGAWSCGMVAGLISDIPTCKELIDRIMAEAEEIIQKRLAGFL; from the coding sequence ATGAAGACCGCAATCACGGAAATGCTCGGCATCGAGCACCCGATCATTCAGGGCGGCATGCACTACGTCGGCTTCGCCGAGATGGCCGCCGCAGTGTCCAACGCGGGCGGACTCGGAATCATCACGGGCCTCACGCAACCATCCGCCGATGACCTTGCTAAGGAGATCGCGCGCTGCAAAGAAATGACGGACAAGCCCTTCGGCGTGAACCTGACCTTCTTGCCGGGGCTTTCCGTGCCGGACTACCCAGGCTACGCCAAGGTGATTGCGGAGGGCGGGGTCAAGGTCGTCGAGACCGCCGGTCGAAATCCCAAGGTCGTCATGCCTACGCTCAAGGAGGCGGGGATCAAGATCATTCACAAGTGCACCTCCGTGCGCCACGCCCTAAAGGCCCAGAGCATCGGCTGCGACGCGGTTTCGGTGGACGGTTTCGAGTGCGGAGGTCACCCCGGTGAAGACGACATCCCGAACATGATTCTTCTGCCGCGTGCGGCAGATGAACTCGAGATCCCCTTTGTTGCCTCGGGCGGCATGGCGGACGGTCGCTCTCTGGTCGCATCCCTGGCCATGGGCGCACAGGGCATGAACATGGGCACCCGCTTCATCGCAACCAAGGAGGCGCCCGTTCACGACAACGTCAAGGCGGCGATCGTCGCAGCTTCGGAACTCGATACTCGACTCGTAATGCGCCCGCTCCGCAATACGGAGCGTGTGCTCACCAACCCCGCGGTCGAGCGCCTGCTCGCCAAGGAAAAGGAACTCGGCGACAAGATCGAGTTCAAGGACATCGTCGAGGAAGTGGGCGGTGTCTACCCGCGCATCATGTCGGAAGGGCTCATGGATGCGGGCGCCTGGTCGTGTGGAATGGTCGCCGGCCTCATCAGCGACATCCCGACCTGCAAGGAACTGATCGACCGGATCATGGCCGAGGCAGAAGAGATCATCCAGAAGCGTCTGGCCGGGTTTCTGTAA
- a CDS encoding helix-turn-helix transcriptional regulator has translation MSRTRFDTINCGVAQALEQLGDWWTLLIIRDALLGATRFQQFETNLGIAKNVLSDRLSRLVEHDVLAKERLAEPGHRYEYKLTPKGRDLWIVITAMRLWSDKWIFGEAKVPFVFRERESGREVARLIAVDADGIPVEASDLEGAPGPGWPRGVEAPVGEPWASPPLEPARRRRKTI, from the coding sequence GTGTCCAGGACCCGATTCGACACGATCAATTGCGGTGTCGCCCAGGCCCTCGAGCAGTTGGGGGATTGGTGGACCCTGCTGATCATTCGCGATGCGCTGCTGGGCGCGACCCGCTTCCAGCAGTTCGAGACGAATCTCGGCATCGCCAAGAATGTTTTGTCCGATCGCCTGTCCAGACTCGTAGAGCACGATGTTCTTGCCAAAGAACGACTCGCTGAGCCGGGCCATCGCTACGAGTACAAGCTCACTCCGAAAGGCCGCGACCTCTGGATCGTCATCACGGCGATGCGCCTCTGGTCGGACAAGTGGATCTTTGGCGAAGCGAAAGTGCCGTTCGTGTTTCGCGAGCGCGAATCAGGCCGAGAAGTGGCTCGCCTGATTGCGGTCGATGCGGACGGGATACCCGTTGAGGCGAGCGACCTGGAGGGGGCACCGGGTCCGGGTTGGCCCAGGGGCGTGGAAGCCCCCGTAGGGGAACCCTGGGCAAGCCCGCCGCTGGAACCAGCGCGACGGCGGCGGAAGACGATATGA
- a CDS encoding AAA domain-containing protein, giving the protein MGDPILFLSDSPEERSSDAIHNGVEAVRGRPDAARILSERALEAICIDRRKIEDALSDARWLRRRRNQLPVIAIADAEQMNHAVELLDHGVEELVVRDASSRDAVRQRLEGLDRRRHRTQEPRATEQIIASSPAMRICLEYVEKAQRSSASVLLQGETGSGKEVIARSIHRGGLRAPGSFVAINCAAFPETLLESELFGHERGAFTGATRPKPGHFEQADGGTLFLDEIGETTLAFQVKLLRVLQEGTVRPLGATSETQVDVRIIAATNRDLQHEVEVGRFRRDLFYRLNVFPIALPPLRVRAEDVIPLARLFLERHRGADTPCDIAPDAARLLETHTWPGNVRELENEVARIVASVDGESLITARMLSGEIRGRSPSLPPDPSSETLRQTMARFEAWVLRRALDRHGQRRIATARSLGITRECLYKKLKRYGMQ; this is encoded by the coding sequence ATGGGCGATCCGATTCTGTTCCTGTCCGATAGCCCGGAAGAGCGAAGTTCAGATGCGATCCACAACGGCGTGGAGGCCGTTCGCGGGCGGCCCGATGCGGCGCGAATCCTCTCAGAGCGCGCACTCGAAGCCATCTGCATCGACCGTCGAAAGATTGAAGACGCGCTATCGGACGCGCGCTGGCTGCGCCGGCGTCGCAATCAGCTGCCGGTCATCGCGATTGCGGACGCCGAGCAGATGAACCACGCAGTCGAACTTCTCGATCACGGTGTCGAAGAGCTGGTCGTGCGCGATGCGAGTTCGCGCGACGCAGTTCGGCAGCGACTCGAAGGTCTCGATCGTCGGCGCCATCGCACACAGGAACCGCGGGCGACCGAACAGATCATTGCCAGCAGTCCCGCGATGCGCATCTGTCTCGAGTACGTCGAAAAGGCCCAGCGCAGCTCGGCCAGCGTCCTTCTTCAGGGTGAGACCGGTTCTGGCAAGGAAGTGATCGCCCGATCGATTCATCGGGGCGGATTGCGCGCGCCGGGTTCGTTTGTCGCGATCAACTGTGCGGCGTTTCCCGAAACACTGCTCGAGAGTGAACTCTTCGGGCACGAGCGAGGAGCGTTCACGGGCGCAACGCGGCCGAAACCCGGTCATTTCGAGCAGGCCGACGGCGGCACTCTCTTCCTGGACGAGATCGGAGAAACCACTCTGGCCTTCCAGGTCAAGCTCCTGCGCGTTCTGCAGGAGGGAACCGTGCGGCCACTGGGCGCAACGAGTGAAACCCAGGTCGATGTGCGCATCATCGCGGCCACGAACCGGGATCTTCAACACGAAGTCGAGGTCGGTCGTTTCCGGCGCGATCTCTTCTATCGCCTCAACGTCTTCCCGATCGCCCTGCCACCGCTGCGCGTGCGCGCAGAAGACGTGATTCCGCTCGCACGCCTCTTCCTGGAACGCCACCGCGGCGCAGATACACCCTGCGATATTGCTCCCGATGCCGCCCGCTTGCTCGAAACACACACCTGGCCCGGCAACGTGCGCGAACTGGAAAACGAAGTCGCGCGCATCGTGGCCAGCGTAGACGGAGAATCCCTGATCACCGCACGAATGCTCTCCGGCGAAATCCGCGGACGTTCACCGAGTCTGCCGCCGGATCCTTCGTCGGAAACCCTGCGCCAGACCATGGCGCGCTTCGAAGCCTGGGTACTGCGCCGTGCACTCGACCGACACGGACAGCGCAGAATCGCAACCGCGCGCAGTCTGGGAATCACCCGGGAGTGCCTCTACAAGAAACTCAAACGCTACGGCATGCAATGA
- a CDS encoding TetR/AcrR family transcriptional regulator yields the protein MKTKTQTPDFAPKKLPSQARSQETFKAVVEACAWLLPRNGYAGTSTNHIAVRAGVNIASLYEYFPGKDAIVAQVAQGLVEQLLERLARGAAEVLDGREDQALQRWIQLIHDTVAREKDLIAVFIYQVPYANQLEPIQAIGARLLELSRQVHGHSGHFFRPNLSDATLQLVINLVNSTIMQLVLNPPSHYPKQELLDELIERVREWIGGRPE from the coding sequence GTGAAGACGAAGACTCAAACCCCTGATTTTGCTCCGAAAAAACTGCCTTCCCAGGCTCGCTCGCAAGAGACGTTCAAGGCCGTGGTCGAGGCATGCGCTTGGCTCCTGCCACGCAATGGATACGCCGGTACCAGCACGAACCACATCGCCGTGCGGGCCGGCGTGAACATCGCTTCGCTGTACGAATACTTTCCAGGCAAGGACGCAATCGTGGCACAGGTGGCCCAAGGCCTGGTGGAGCAACTGCTAGAGCGCCTGGCACGGGGTGCGGCCGAAGTACTGGACGGCCGCGAGGATCAGGCGTTGCAGAGGTGGATCCAGCTCATTCACGACACCGTGGCGCGGGAAAAGGACCTGATCGCGGTCTTCATCTATCAGGTTCCGTACGCAAACCAACTCGAGCCGATCCAGGCGATCGGCGCCCGGCTGCTCGAGTTATCCCGGCAGGTACACGGACACTCTGGTCACTTCTTCCGGCCTAATCTCTCCGATGCCACGCTGCAGCTGGTCATCAACCTCGTCAACTCGACCATCATGCAACTCGTATTGAATCCGCCCAGCCACTACCCGAAGCAGGAGTTGCTCGACGAACTCATCGAGCGGGTGCGAGAGTGGATAGGGGGCCGGCCAGAGTAG
- a CDS encoding thiamine pyrophosphate-binding protein, translated as MAMKNGGEILIEMLERAGIRQFFTLHGGHLDSVFMAAQERGFSMTDMRHEQAAVHAADGWARATGEPGIAVVTSGPGVANAVSGVVNAFVDAIPMLVIGGANPANEDERLPLAGGYDQVGLMAPVTKWAHRIPKIERVADQVAQALRIATSGRPGPVYLEIPIDVAFAQMDEKAIHWPGKTAPATRPSATHEAVETAIEWLHAAERPAILLGSGAWFSGLRTNLRSDLLELIERAQIPVFSNSRAHGLVPADHPLCCRNIMNLAMLDRQSTGGPNTVLVLGARLGLFTGGAGDQMLPRDARVIQVDIEPEEIGRNRDVDLAITADCGETVRALCGAAKLRSWPAREDWLKATRASSEIHRMMFGSTLTEAKTPIHPYVLADSVVEVAGRESILVAEGGGTSSWMEMTAQVYEGGHWLSHGYLAQLGTGMPFAIAAQRAHPEKRVICVLGDGAVGFNFAEFDTMVRHELPVVVVVNNDQQWGMSAHGQDLIYGEGHRVVTNLGATRYDLAAVGFGCHGEHVTDPGDLLPALERALASGKPACVNVMTDPSVVSLITLALVGGASDAGLTGEKKELRYLP; from the coding sequence GTGGCAATGAAGAACGGTGGCGAGATCCTGATCGAGATGCTCGAGCGGGCGGGGATTCGTCAGTTCTTCACGCTGCACGGAGGCCATCTGGACTCCGTCTTCATGGCCGCCCAGGAGCGCGGTTTCAGCATGACGGATATGCGCCACGAGCAAGCGGCCGTGCATGCGGCCGATGGTTGGGCGCGCGCAACCGGCGAGCCCGGGATTGCGGTCGTCACTTCGGGGCCCGGCGTGGCGAATGCGGTGAGCGGTGTCGTGAATGCTTTTGTCGATGCCATACCGATGTTGGTGATCGGGGGCGCGAATCCGGCCAACGAAGATGAGAGACTCCCGCTCGCGGGTGGTTACGATCAAGTGGGCTTGATGGCCCCGGTTACCAAATGGGCGCATCGCATCCCAAAGATCGAGCGGGTCGCCGATCAGGTCGCTCAGGCGCTGCGCATAGCAACCAGCGGTCGGCCGGGCCCGGTCTATCTAGAAATTCCGATCGATGTCGCTTTCGCGCAGATGGACGAGAAGGCGATCCACTGGCCCGGCAAGACCGCACCGGCCACGCGGCCGAGTGCAACGCATGAGGCTGTCGAGACGGCCATTGAATGGCTTCACGCCGCTGAGCGTCCGGCGATTCTGCTCGGAAGCGGCGCTTGGTTCTCGGGTTTGCGCACGAATCTCCGGTCCGATCTTCTCGAACTGATCGAGCGCGCGCAGATCCCCGTGTTTTCCAATAGCCGCGCCCACGGCCTGGTTCCGGCGGACCACCCGCTCTGCTGCCGAAATATCATGAATCTCGCGATGCTCGATCGGCAGAGTACGGGTGGGCCGAATACCGTTCTCGTCCTGGGCGCGCGGCTCGGGTTGTTTACCGGCGGAGCGGGTGACCAGATGCTGCCCCGGGATGCGCGAGTGATTCAGGTCGATATCGAGCCCGAAGAAATCGGTCGCAATCGCGATGTTGACCTCGCGATCACTGCTGATTGCGGCGAGACTGTTCGAGCCCTCTGTGGCGCTGCGAAACTACGAAGCTGGCCAGCCCGCGAAGATTGGCTCAAAGCCACGCGCGCAAGCAGTGAAATCCATCGGATGATGTTTGGCAGCACGCTGACAGAGGCGAAGACGCCAATCCATCCCTATGTACTCGCCGACTCCGTCGTGGAGGTCGCGGGACGGGAGAGCATCCTCGTTGCGGAAGGGGGCGGGACATCTTCCTGGATGGAGATGACCGCTCAAGTCTACGAGGGCGGACATTGGCTTTCCCATGGCTACCTCGCCCAGCTCGGAACCGGCATGCCCTTTGCCATCGCGGCCCAGCGCGCTCATCCGGAAAAGCGTGTGATCTGTGTGTTGGGCGACGGGGCAGTCGGATTCAATTTCGCCGAGTTCGACACCATGGTCAGGCACGAGCTACCGGTGGTGGTCGTCGTCAACAACGATCAGCAATGGGGGATGTCGGCACACGGTCAGGATCTGATCTATGGCGAGGGCCATCGTGTCGTGACAAACCTCGGCGCGACCCGTTACGACCTGGCCGCGGTCGGTTTCGGTTGCCATGGGGAGCACGTCACTGATCCGGGGGATCTGCTTCCAGCACTGGAACGCGCGCTGGCGAGTGGCAAGCCCGCGTGCGTGAATGTGATGACAGACCCTTCGGTCGTCTCCCTCATAACGCTGGCACTCGTGGGTGGCGCAAGCGATGCCGGTCTGACCGGTGAGAAGAAGGAACTGCGTTACCTACCGTGA